In Pseudomonadota bacterium, one DNA window encodes the following:
- a CDS encoding acyl-CoA dehydrogenase has protein sequence QFTKLHPALQKVQLNFEELTKDLALAVDRILRKHGKNVIGKQFASRRLADMMIDLFMLACTMSRVSTAVTEKGATAVTKELEILEVLSGQVRRRVRSNLNKIDDNDDELIKSLADHALDAEGYLWDNVT, from the coding sequence CAGTTCACGAAGCTGCACCCGGCGCTGCAGAAGGTGCAGCTCAACTTCGAAGAGCTGACCAAGGATCTCGCGCTCGCGGTCGACCGCATCTTGCGCAAGCACGGCAAGAACGTCATCGGCAAGCAGTTCGCCAGCCGCCGGCTCGCCGACATGATGATCGACCTCTTCATGCTGGCGTGCACGATGTCGCGCGTCTCGACCGCCGTCACCGAGAAGGGCGCGACCGCGGTGACCAAGGAGCTCGAGATCCTCGAGGTGCTCTCGGGCCAGGTGCGGCGCCGCGTGCGCTCGAACTTGAACAAGATCGACGACAACGACGACGAGCTCATCAAGTCGCTGGCCGATCACGCGCTCGATGCCGAGGGTTACCTCTGGGACAACGTGACCTGA